The stretch of DNA TGGAGAACATGTGGCCTGGGAGACTGTCCAAGCACAAGGGGCTTTGGCAggctggggtgctggctccaaggTGTAAGGCAGCCAGACTGTGGGGTCTCCATAGCCCTAGGAAGAGCTCAGACCTGGGGGCTGCACCTGGGAGGCCACTTAGAGATCCAGGGCTGGGAACAGTGACCTGGCTCAACCCAGACGGCTTGGCAGCTGGGTCCCCTCACAATGGTCAGGTGTCCattcagaggaggggcagggggaagaacaGGCTGTGACAACCCCTaccctctccctccactcccctgCACATGGAGTCACTCAGGATCCCCACAAGATATTCTGCAAGAGTTGCGGGGTTAGCCCCGCGCAGATGCTAGAGCCAGGGAAATGGAGCAGGGTCTGGGCGgggcagtgggagcaggatccaggGGAAATAGCTGGCaaagggggagcagaaggggaagagggagcatgggaggggggcaggttgtggggagggatgctgggggtgggaCCTGAGGGGAGGGGTGCAATCTGGCATGGAGGGCAGGGGTAAAGGGCAGGGTTGTGAGAGGTACAGGGGACAGGGCCTATGGGCATTGCCCCCACACAGAATTTTCAGGAGGTTGCCTAGCAACTGGGACGCCCCACAGACCTGGCCCAGACCAATCCAGACGGGGTGGGTAGGGGCTTTCAcctgagacccccccctcccaatTCCCCTGGCCCCAAGCCCTGGCGAAGGCTgctgggaggctggggggaggagtcgGTTCCTGGTGGGGAAGCTGCCCTTGGGGTCACATTTCCCCCGTGGCAGGATGAATGGGCTGCTCTGGTCCAGGCTGGTTCCGAGCTGTTATCCCCCCTTCTCCTGCTGGGTCCGGCATCACCATGGCTGCCCCATGCCTCCCAGTGCGGATCATCTTCTGGTGAGTGGCAGAGATAACCCACTGGTACCCCCTACCCAGGgcaccccccacccagcaccgCCCCATGGGCATTTCTCACCCAGCACTGCCGCCCGAGGGCACCcctcacccagctctgccccccatggGCACCCCtcacccagctccactcccatgGGCACCCCTCACCCAGTTACACTCCCCATGGGCACCTCTCACtcagcaccacccccaggggCACTCCTCACCCAGCATTGCCCCCCAGGGAACCCCTCACCCAGCTACACCCCCCATTGGCATACCCCATATAGCTCCACCCCCATGGGCACACCCCATATAGCTCCACCCCCCATGGGCACCGCTCACCCAGCAATGCCCCCAATGGCACACCCCATACAGCTGCACCCCCCATGGGCACCCCTCACCCAGCAATGCCCCCATGGGCACACCCCATACAGCTCCACCCCCCCATGGGTACTCCTCACCCAGCACTGCCCCCAATGGCACACCCCATACAGCTCTGCACCCCCATGGGCACCCCTTACCTAGGactgccccttccctgggcaCCTCCTACCCACAACTGCCCCCCTAAGGGTACAGCCCACCCTAGGCACTGGGTCCCTGCCTCAACCTCCCTTCTCACCCCCACAATTCTGACACACCTGGCACTGGGCCTCTGCCCAAACTCCAACCTTCCTGCCCACACTGATTCCCTTTCAGCATGGGGCCGCTCCACACTGATGCTGGGCTCTGTTTCCCTTGTAGTGGCAGCTGAGGATACAGAAGCCGGGTGAGTAAAGAGCCTCCCCCCAcatgtttcccccacccccactgtgaGAGACACAGCTTGTGTGCCCCCCATTCCACCTGTGTGCCCTCCCAGTGCCCCCATGTGCCCCTGGCTTTCACTGTGCCTTCACGCCTTCATATGTGGGGGATGGTTCCTTGGggttcccagcccttccccctagGGACGCGCCCCCAGGGTCCCTCCTGCAGAAGGAGCTGGGCCCAATGGCTGGTGGTGTCTCCCTCTCTGAGGAGTGGGGTGCCCTGGGTGATGCCAAAGGGTAGGACGCAGGGGGGATTTGTGGGCCTAACAggctccctggggctgggaaAAGGGGAGCAGTGGTGGggccctcccccactccaagtCATTGACCTTCCCCTCCATCTCTCCTTCTGCTCCCCCTAgttcctgcagctgcaggagttCCTAGAGAAACGCTTCCCAAATCAGTTGGAGATTGTGAGTGACTGGGGTCAGGCTGGGGCTTGGGGACCAggtgcaggaggggcggggggcctgGGTTTGGTGGGACAGGGAATCAGGGTTGGGAGCTGTTCCAGCACCAGCAGGgcagggttagagcagggagccccACTCCGCTCACCTGAGCCCCCAAGGGCATCCCCCAGATTTGTGTGGGGATCACATGCCCCATGGCTCCTcaaggtttcacccccactctgggaCAGCTCTCCATAGGGCCCATGCTTCCCCCAACCGGCTAACCCCACACTCGCTCTCTCTCCAGACAGGGGAAATGGCCCCCGGCTCTGGGGCCTTCGAGATTCTTCTCCCTGACAGTGGCCAGGTCCTGCATTCCAAGATCGTGAGTACCCAGCAGGCACTGTGTGTTGGTACCTCCCGGCTGGGGCTGCTGAGGGGCACTGTGCTGGGGGCACatccccggctctggggggcACTCTGCAAGGGGGACATCATTGGCTTtgagggctctggggggcagtCTGCGGGGGGCACATCCTTGGCTTTGAGAGTTCTGGGGGGCACATCCTCGGCACtggggggcagtgtgctgggggcACATCCTCAGCTGGGGGGGCTGGACAGGGGCACTGTGCGGGGGGGCACATCCTCAGTTTTGGAGGGGCTGGTCAGGGGCACTGTGCTGGAGGcacatccccagctctgggagtgctggggggcaCTGTGATGGGGGCACATCCTTGGctttggggggctgggcaggggcactGTGCTGGGAGcacatccccagctctgggggtgctgggggggcactgTGCTGGGGGCACATCCCTGTTTTGGGAGGTGGAGTAGGGGTACACATCCCCAGCTTTAGGGGGGCctgggcagaagggcagggtatCATGGGCAGCACAGACTGACCCGTCCCCTGGTCCCATAGAACGGTGATGGCTACGTGGACAGTAACGCCAAGGTGCAGCGCATCTGTGAAGGCATCAGCAAGGTCCTGAAACAGTAGCAAGCAGGGATTGGGTAAGAGAACCCTGGCTGAGGGGTTGTTGGAGGGGTTAGGAGCCCAGTGGGTTAGGGGGTCATGTCCCAGCGCGGGTGGGGTCAGCGCTCTGTTGGAGGTTGAGGGATATGGTCCAGCCCACGTGGGGTCACAGGAgattgggatagctcagtggtttgagcattggcctgctaaacccagggttgtgagttcaatccttgagggggccacttagggatctggggcaaaatcagtacttggtcctgctaatgaaggcagggggctggacttgatgacctttcaaggtcccttccagctctaagaGAGAGGATATCTCTAGGACACGCCCCTGGCTGTCAGGGGAGGAACTGACACTGCCCATCTCCCCTTTCTCTGCACAGGGTGCTGTGGTTTCCAGGGCAGCACATGATGGGATCAGCCGAAAGGGAGTCACAGCCCAGGCCAGTCCCTGACCTCCCCCCGATGCTCCAACCCCTGTGGCTGTCGCCAAGCAATAAAGAGCAACATCCTGGCAGGCAACTCCATGCCCTTTATTTACAGGGAATGCAGCGCTCTGAAAGGAGAGGCCCCCCGTCCTGCGGCACatcctgtcctgagccctgtgggGAGCCCCCATCCTGTGCCATGGCCTGTCCTGagtgctgagtccaggggcagcCCTGTCCCGCAGCACGGTAGGTTCCAAATCTCCATAGTGCCGCTGATCCTTGGAGGCGGGTTTCTGCTCCTCACTTCATTCTCAGTCTTCAGGGCTGCCAACACCCCTACACGCCCCGGCTCCTCCCTCCAGGAATCTCACATGGGCCTGGGGCAGGCAAAGAGCAGCGGCAtggcggaggggtgggggagctggcacAGTTCTCTACTCCCCAAGCTGCCTGAGGAGTGTGGGGAGCAGACGCTGCTCATGGGGAGTGGCTGCCATGGCCCCCGCTCACTCCAGGACATGTCCCTTTTAAGTGCTGGTTCAGAGGTGGCTCCCATGGCTCACACTGTGGTCTCGTACTCCAGGATCACCGTGGGGCTGGAGAATGGGAGTGACGGGTGCCTCTTCCTGGGGGCCTCACCCCCCTCCATGCAGCCATCACCCCCACCTGCTGCCATGCAGCACGGTCCCTGAAGTGCACCGAACTCGGGCTGCACCGTGGCTGTGTGGATCCCATGTTCCCAGAACACCTGCTGGATCCTCCTGGCCACAGCCTTGTAGGAGGCAGTGTCGAGGCACCAGACATGGGCCGTGGCCACCAGGCTGTAGGCACTGTCCAGCTGCCAGACATGGAGCTCATGCAGGGCTGCCACCCCCTCCGTGCTCCTCAGATGCGACTCAAGTCGCCCTAGGTCCAGATGGTCGGGCACAGCCTGCAGCAGCACCAGGGCAGAGCCCCGCAGGGAAGGGGCACCCAAAAGGATCAAAGCCAGCACCACAACCACACAGAGCCCAGGGTCCAGGTacagcagccagcagggccccagctctgccagggctggCGCAGGGCTGCCCAGGGGCCAGCATGGCATCCCAgtgcaggggggcaggcaggCCACTTGCTCCACACATGGGGGCCACAGCAGGTGGAAGGCAAGTGAATATAGCAGCACGGTGGCAGggcccagggaggcagccagGAGGTGAAGGCAGAGAGCCAGCCAGGCACCAGACTCCTCTGCAGGCAAGCACCCGTCCTCTAGCCAAGGCTGCCTGTTCCCCAGCAGGTCTGtgcaggggggaaggaagaggtgtGAAAATGGTATGGGGGCAGCATGTCATGCTACAGCTTGGGGGCAAGAGTCACAgggcaaggtggggggggggcaaaggagcAAAGACTATGGGAGTCATAGGGCAGGCTCAATTCTTACTTAAGCAAACTCCGACACCCAAAGCTGAAGGAGTGGCCCAGTACCCCTTCCCCCTACACCGCTCCCCAAACATCTCAATCCATGCTGACACAGCAGGCCTGGCCTGGTACCACTCCCCAGCTCAGCCCTCCCCTCTAGCTGAGAGACAGGCCTGGCCCGgtacgccccctcccccccagcaggacTCACCTTGTGTCTCCTGGGCAGATCTGCCTGTGGCTGCGCCCTCTCTGCTGGTGCTGGCATGGCCGCAGTGGGGACTCTTTGCTCGAGCGGGATGGTGCTGCCCATCCAGCCTCACCCTGGCAAGATGAATGAGGAGCCCAGCAGCCCCGACTCCCACCAGTGCCAGGGGCCGCTCTGTCACCTGGGGGTGCCCTGCCCGGTGCagtgccctgggcagcagggccaggcACAGTGCTGTCAGGAACACGCCACACACCAGGGTCCCTGCCACCCGGGCCCGCACCCATCCGAAGGTGTTCCTGCAATCGGGGTGTGCTCCGCAGGCCAGCTGGCCATCCAGCAGAGCCACCCCCAGTGCTAGCACCATCCCCAGCGTCTGGAGTGAGCAGGAGAGAGCCAGCAGGGAGCCTGTGACCCGGCTGGCCACCACCTCTGCCAGGAACAGGCCGATGGCAAGACAGAGCTGGGCAGTTAGCCAGCCCTGGTGCCCCCGCAGCCCtcgccctgccagccagccctggTGCCCTGTCCGCATCGGCAGCCTGGGCAGTCCCATCCCTACCCCAACAGTGCCTGCCCCCATATGGGCTCTTGTCCCCGTCTAGCCTCTGGACTCCTGTCCCTACCCCAACCCACTCTCCTGGCAGCCTTGTCCCTGCCCCAGCAGCCTTCTCCCTACCTGGGCTCTGggctccagtccctgcccccactgctctgcaCTTGTCGCCAGGAGTTTGCACTCGGAGTGACCGGTGCACACAGTCCCGTTGTCCCTGGGGGTTCCTTAAAGGGACagcactctctccctccccctgtggcTGCCTGCCCAGCCCACCACCAGCTGGCAAGCACAGCACACAGGCTGCTCCCAGTCTCACAGCCCTCGACTCAGCAGGAAGATGTTTCCTCTTCTCTCTGCAAGCTGGGGTGGGAGTGAGCAGGTACCCCCATTCCTGGGGTCCGCATGGGGCAGCTCAGACATGGGAACCCCAAGGGCCGATGTACTGGGGAAACTGGGAATCCCAGCTCTACCCAGGGAGTCAGCACTGCAGAAAACTGGGACTCCCAGCACCAGCAGAggcttcatagatttcaaggccagaagggatcaatcactatgatcatctagtctgacttcctgtataatgcAGGCCTCCCTGCATTAATTCCTGATTGAACTAGAGGAGATGTGTTAGAAAAATATCCTATCTAgaattaaaaattgtcagtgatggagaatccaccaggacccttggtaaattgttccaatggttaattaccctcactgtcaaaactttacgccttattttcagtctgaatgtgtctagcttcaatttccagccattggattgcgTTCTACCTTTCTCTTGTAGatcaaagagcccattattaaatatttgttccccatgtaggtacttacaaactATTATCAAGTCacaccttaaccttctctttgttaaactaaatagattgtgcTCTTTGAttctaccactataaggcatgttttctaattctttaatcattctcattgctCATATCtgaatcctccaatttatcaacatcattcttgaattgtgggcaccagaacgggggacagtattccagcagcagtcacaccagtgctaaatacagaaaTCTTCTGTACCTAGTTgagattcctgtttatgcattccaggatTGGATTAGCCTTTTGGGCCACAGAGGTGCACTGTggactcatgttcagctgattatccatcacaacccacaaatcttttttcagagtcactacttcccaggatagtccCCCATTGTTTGTATGGCCTACTTTCTTTATTCCTAGCTGTATACCTTTACATTTAGTTATATGAAAAGATATATtctttgcttgcacccagcttaccaagagaTCTAGATTTGCTCTGCATCAgagacctgtcctcttcactacttaccactcccccaatttttgtgtcatctgcaaattttatcattGACGATTTTATGTTTCTTCCatgtacacctctatcccgatacaacgcgacccgatataacatgaattcggatataaagcggtaaagcagcgctccgggggggtggggctgcgcactctggcggatcaaagcaagttcgatataacgcggtttcacctataacgcggtaagattttttggctcccgaggacagcgttatattggggtagaggtataaTTAATGAGGAAGTTCAATAGCATATAGGGTCCAGAACTGATCCTTGGGGGACCCACTGGAAACAcatgttgtcagatgctaccggtgtggtgctcagctttctcctatgttgatatcactcggctgcgtgcgtgtgttccctctgtgtgctgccccagctctgcgcagacagctgacccagcagacccgaagaaaacccccaataaccacagagtctagtaagatgcaaagtcacgtcgactaggtttattgcgaccttggacacaattgcagttccccatagattacttagtctaacgggcatactactaatagatgcctcttggcaatggacccggctcagtggcgggactttccactgcccccgtggccggacaaagacacccactcagggatacattcttatacacaggtagaaacaagttacacatcactcctgacgtattgaggtgcaacccctctacgtagcaaggtgctgcctctcaccttgtacagattggttcgatcaaaacaactctatccatcattttatccttttgcccctgtcattgggatgagtcggcctgttccatgttatctgtggaatgttccagtatagtgtgtcttggtaccatgtttgtactttaactttgctaggagaatatatatttatgcaacatcagccctttccttgccagcttctgtgagcagggcctgcctctggctcacagcttaactttgctttatgttagcaaagtcttgaccatttctttagttcaggcctcaggaatcatactgggcctttattagggccttcacttactacaacACAcatgcttgatgatgattccctgtttacagttacattttgagacctatcagttaagccagtttttaaatccatttaatgtgggacatgttaattttatatcagtctagttttttaatcaaaatgttgggCAGTACCAAGTCGAACACTTTACAGAAGTCTGAGTATATTACGTCAACTCTGAAAtacgtcaacactattacctttatcaaccaaacttgtaatttcatcaaaaaagatatcaagttagtttgccaagatctattttccataaaaccctGCTGATTTGCATACATTACCCTCGTTTAATTCTTAAATGAGCCCTGAATCAACTGCTctgttatcttgcctgggatcaatgtcaggctgacaggactataattacccaggtcatccc from Emys orbicularis isolate rEmyOrb1 chromosome 7, rEmyOrb1.hap1, whole genome shotgun sequence encodes:
- the LOC135881568 gene encoding proton-coupled zinc antiporter SLC30A1-like, encoding MIKFADDTKIGGVTGTRAHMGAGTVGVGMGLPRLPMRTGHQGWLAGRGLRGHQGWLTAQLCLAIGLFLAEVVASRVTGSLLALSCSLQTLGMVLALGVALLDGQLACGAHPDCRNTFGWVRARVAGTLVCGVFLTALCLALLPRALHRAGHPQVTERPLALVGVGAAGLLIHLARVRLDGQHHPARAKSPHCGHASTSREGAATGRSAQETQDLLGNRQPWLEDGCLPAEESGAWLALCLHLLAASLGPATVLLYSLAFHLLWPPCVEQVACLPPCTGMPCWPLGSPAPALAELGPCWLLYLDPGLCVVVVLALILLGAPSLRGSALVLLQAVPDHLDLGRLESHLRSTEGVAALHELHVWQLDSAYSLVATAHVWCLDTASYKAVARRIQQVFWEHGIHTATVQPEFGALQGPCCMAAGGGDGCMEGGEAPRKRHPSLPFSSPTVILEYETTV